The proteins below are encoded in one region of Limnohabitans sp. 63ED37-2:
- a CDS encoding alanine racemase, whose amino-acid sequence MEHDFVLNSACKGFPLAAEPCAVSQLGARGWRLLDDALAYPVAVLRRPALAHNLAWMQAFVQRKGVALAPHGKTTMSPELFRMQLQAGAWGLTFANVHQLRVGLAAGAQRAIIANQLVSDADLDGLDLLLNQYPQARVWFLVDSLAQLRTLADWGARRGQPRCWDVLLELGIAGYRTGCRTHEQALALAQAMAESGVVRLGGVECYEGGLGQCDSAHDIEAVSALVRSVQALVQQIDEQHLWGGDEVLLSAGGSAVFDLVIPMLKTQVKSRPVQGVLRSGCYVTHDHWNYARYLKLVEAREGLSASLQPALEVWAKVQSVPEPGLAILNAGRRDLSFDQCMPMPVRWAARGHSGAGAMQAMPESWKVKALSDQHAHMVFDAQGVWPQVGDRVALGISHPCTTFDKWRWMAIIEDDGRISGAISTHF is encoded by the coding sequence ATGGAACACGATTTTGTACTGAACTCGGCTTGCAAGGGCTTTCCCTTGGCAGCCGAGCCTTGCGCGGTGTCTCAGCTGGGCGCACGCGGCTGGCGCTTGCTCGATGACGCGTTGGCTTACCCGGTGGCCGTGCTGCGCCGCCCGGCGCTGGCACACAACCTGGCCTGGATGCAGGCCTTTGTGCAGCGCAAAGGGGTGGCGTTGGCCCCGCACGGCAAGACCACCATGTCGCCCGAGTTGTTTCGCATGCAACTGCAAGCCGGGGCTTGGGGCCTGACCTTTGCCAACGTGCACCAGTTGCGTGTGGGCCTGGCCGCAGGTGCACAACGCGCCATCATCGCCAACCAGTTGGTGTCGGACGCCGACCTGGATGGCTTGGACTTGTTGTTGAACCAGTACCCACAAGCGCGTGTTTGGTTTTTGGTCGATTCGCTGGCGCAGTTGCGGACCTTGGCCGACTGGGGCGCACGGCGCGGTCAGCCGCGTTGTTGGGATGTGCTGTTGGAGTTGGGCATCGCGGGCTACCGCACGGGCTGTCGCACCCACGAACAGGCCCTGGCTTTGGCTCAGGCCATGGCCGAGTCGGGCGTGGTTCGCCTGGGTGGGGTGGAGTGCTACGAGGGTGGGCTGGGCCAATGCGACAGTGCCCACGACATCGAGGCCGTGAGTGCGCTGGTGCGCAGCGTGCAGGCGCTTGTGCAACAAATTGATGAACAGCACCTGTGGGGCGGTGATGAGGTTTTGTTGTCGGCAGGCGGCTCGGCGGTGTTCGATTTGGTGATCCCCATGCTCAAGACGCAGGTCAAAAGCCGCCCGGTGCAAGGCGTCTTGCGCTCGGGCTGTTATGTCACGCACGACCATTGGAACTACGCCCGGTACCTCAAGCTTGTGGAAGCGCGTGAGGGCTTGAGCGCGTCGCTGCAACCCGCGCTGGAAGTCTGGGCCAAGGTGCAGTCGGTGCCCGAGCCGGGGCTGGCCATTTTGAATGCGGGACGGCGCGATCTGTCGTTTGACCAGTGCATGCCCATGCCGGTGCGATGGGCGGCACGCGGGCACAGCGGAGCAGGCGCCATGCAGGCCATGCCCGAGTCTTGGAAAGTTAAAGCGCTCAGCGACCAGCACGCCCACATGGTGTTTGATGCCCAAGGCGTCTGGCCACAGGTAGGCGACCGCGTGGCCCTGGGCATTTCTCACCCTTGCACCACTTTCGACAAATGGCGCTGGATGGCGATCATCGAAGACGATGGGCGCATCAGTGGGGCGATCAGCACGCATTTTTGA
- the denD gene encoding D-erythronate dehydrogenase, translated as MRILITGGAGFLGARLAREILKKGQLSGQTVTELVIADLFPAPADLLADPRVKGHAGPMLEQGDLFKSGFDGVFHLASAVSGECELDFDLGLRSNVDSSRLLLDSIRASGKASRLVFASSVAVFGPDAANPMPALVADTTLPTPQTSYGTHKLMIEYMVADYTRKGYIDGRAARLMTVAVRPGKPNGAASSFFSGIIREPLAGTATTCPVDAHVSHPISSPGNTVHGLITVFEASREAFGGRMALNLPGLNVKVSDMLAALEKVAGPAVRARVTFEKDERIAAIVDNWAKGCTFERAHALGLRADASYEAIIAQYIEDCKTRPGYPAEALNGLK; from the coding sequence ATGCGTATTTTGATCACCGGCGGTGCCGGATTTTTGGGTGCCCGACTGGCCCGCGAGATTTTGAAAAAGGGCCAACTCAGCGGCCAGACCGTCACCGAATTGGTGATTGCTGACTTGTTCCCCGCCCCCGCCGACCTGCTGGCCGACCCACGCGTCAAAGGCCATGCAGGCCCCATGCTTGAACAAGGTGATTTGTTCAAGAGCGGCTTCGACGGCGTGTTCCACCTCGCGTCTGCCGTGTCGGGCGAGTGCGAACTCGACTTTGATCTGGGCTTGCGCTCCAACGTGGACAGCTCGCGCTTGCTGCTGGACAGCATCCGGGCTTCGGGCAAGGCTTCCCGTCTGGTGTTTGCCAGTTCGGTGGCGGTGTTTGGCCCTGATGCGGCCAACCCCATGCCTGCGCTGGTGGCCGACACCACTTTGCCCACGCCGCAAACGTCGTATGGCACGCACAAGCTGATGATCGAGTACATGGTGGCCGACTACACCCGCAAGGGCTACATCGACGGCCGCGCTGCCCGCCTGATGACGGTGGCTGTGCGCCCAGGCAAACCCAATGGCGCAGCGTCTTCGTTCTTCAGCGGCATCATCCGCGAGCCTTTGGCGGGCACCGCCACCACCTGCCCGGTGGACGCCCATGTGTCACACCCCATCTCTTCGCCCGGCAACACCGTGCATGGTTTGATCACCGTGTTCGAGGCCAGCCGTGAAGCCTTTGGTGGCCGCATGGCGCTGAACCTGCCGGGCCTGAATGTGAAGGTCAGCGACATGCTGGCGGCCCTTGAAAAAGTCGCGGGTCCGGCTGTGCGTGCCCGCGTGACCTTTGAAAAGGACGAACGCATCGCGGCCATCGTGGACAACTGGGCCAAGGGCTGCACCTTCGAGCGGGCGCACGCTTTGGGTTTGCGGGCCGATGCCAGCTACGAAGCGATCATTGCGCAGTACATCGAAGACTGCAAAACCCGCCCCGGCTACCCGGCCGAGGCCTTGAACGGTTTGAAGTGA
- a CDS encoding IlvD/Edd family dehydratase produces MSDNNGSPPRKKPEDLRSQQWFGRQDRDGFAYRSWVKGKGVPHDQFDGRPVIGICNTFSELTPCNSHFRTLAEQVKIGVYEAGGFPLEFPVMSLGETLLRPTAMLYRNLASMDVEESIRGNPIDGVVLLMGCDKTTPSLLMGASSVGLPTIGISGGPMLNGKWRGQELGSGTGVWSMSEQVRAGTLKLADFFDAESCMHRSHGHCMTMGTASTMACMVEALGIGLPGNATFPAVDGRRNVLARDSGRRIVEMVHTDQTISKVLTREAFENAIRTLAAIGGSTNAVIHLIAIAGRLGLKLTLDDFERLGSEMSCILNMQPSGEHLMEDFCYAGGLPVVMKEIESLLHNNIITVSGKTVRENNEAAVNYDPRVIKKYDAPFKEKAGIAILRGNLAPRGAVIKPSAATPALMVHTGRAVVFEDSDDFHKRIDDESLDVDESCILVLKNCGPKGYPGMAEVGNMPLPPKVLRKGITDMVRISDARMSGTAYGTVVLHTSPEAAAGGPLAVVQNGDMISLNVPERKLQLMISDEELARRLNLWEKPAPAMNSGYWKLYIDHVLQADEGADMDFLVGQRGAAVPKDNH; encoded by the coding sequence ATGAGCGACAACAACGGCAGCCCACCCCGCAAAAAACCCGAAGACCTGCGCAGCCAACAATGGTTTGGGCGTCAAGACCGCGATGGCTTTGCCTACCGCAGCTGGGTTAAGGGCAAAGGCGTGCCACACGACCAATTCGATGGCCGTCCGGTCATTGGCATCTGCAACACCTTCAGCGAACTCACGCCCTGCAACTCGCACTTTCGCACCCTGGCCGAGCAGGTCAAGATCGGTGTGTACGAGGCGGGCGGCTTCCCGCTCGAATTCCCCGTGATGTCACTGGGCGAAACCCTGCTGCGCCCCACCGCCATGCTCTACCGCAACCTGGCCAGCATGGACGTGGAAGAGAGCATTCGCGGCAACCCGATCGACGGCGTGGTCCTGCTCATGGGCTGCGACAAAACCACGCCATCCTTGTTGATGGGCGCCTCCAGCGTCGGTCTGCCCACCATTGGTATCAGCGGTGGCCCCATGCTGAACGGCAAATGGCGCGGCCAAGAGTTGGGCTCGGGCACCGGCGTGTGGAGCATGAGCGAACAAGTGCGTGCTGGCACCCTCAAGCTGGCCGATTTCTTCGACGCCGAAAGCTGCATGCACCGCAGCCATGGCCACTGCATGACCATGGGCACCGCCAGCACCATGGCCTGTATGGTCGAAGCCTTGGGCATTGGTTTGCCAGGCAATGCCACCTTCCCTGCCGTGGATGGCCGACGCAATGTGTTGGCGCGTGACTCGGGCCGCCGCATCGTCGAGATGGTGCACACCGACCAAACCATCAGCAAAGTGCTCACCCGCGAAGCTTTTGAAAACGCCATCCGCACCCTGGCTGCCATTGGCGGCTCAACCAACGCCGTCATCCACTTGATCGCGATTGCCGGTCGATTGGGCCTGAAACTCACCCTGGACGACTTTGAGCGTCTGGGCAGCGAGATGTCATGCATCTTGAACATGCAGCCGTCTGGCGAGCACCTGATGGAAGACTTTTGCTACGCAGGCGGCTTGCCGGTCGTCATGAAAGAGATCGAAAGCCTCTTGCACAACAACATCATCACCGTGAGCGGCAAGACCGTGCGCGAGAACAACGAAGCGGCAGTCAACTACGACCCACGCGTGATTAAAAAATACGATGCGCCTTTCAAAGAGAAAGCCGGCATCGCCATTTTGCGTGGCAACCTGGCGCCTCGCGGCGCGGTCATCAAGCCCAGCGCCGCCACCCCCGCACTGATGGTGCACACAGGCCGTGCCGTGGTGTTTGAAGACAGCGACGATTTCCACAAACGCATCGACGACGAGAGCCTAGATGTAGACGAGAGCTGCATTCTGGTCTTGAAAAACTGCGGCCCCAAGGGCTACCCCGGCATGGCCGAAGTGGGCAACATGCCGCTGCCACCCAAGGTGCTGCGCAAAGGCATCACCGACATGGTGCGCATCTCGGACGCCCGCATGAGCGGCACCGCTTACGGCACCGTGGTGCTGCACACCAGCCCTGAAGCGGCTGCCGGTGGACCGCTGGCCGTGGTGCAAAACGGTGACATGATCTCGCTCAATGTGCCCGAGCGCAAACTGCAGTTGATGATCAGCGACGAGGAACTGGCACGCCGCTTGAATCTCTGGGAAAAGCCCGCACCTGCCATGAACTCTGGCTACTGGAAACTTTACATCGACCATGTGCTGCAAGCCGACGAAGGCGCGGACATGGACTTTCTGGTCGGCCAGCGCGGCGCGGCCGTGCCCAAAGACAACCACTGA